In a single window of the Ancylobacter polymorphus genome:
- a CDS encoding alpha/beta fold hydrolase, giving the protein MGYVTTKDGVEIFFKDWGPKDAQPIVFHHGWPLSSDDWDAQMLYFLGKGFRVVASDRRGHGRSAQVSEGHDMDHYAADVSAVVEHLDLKNAVHIGHSTGGGQVARYVAKFGEPQGRVAKAVLVSAVPPIMAKTEAYPGGLPIEVFDGFRSALAANRAQFFLDVASGPFYGFNREGAQVSQGAINNWWRQGMMGSAKAHYEGIKAFSETDQTEDLKAISVPVLVMHGEDDQIVPIGNSAHLSVKLVQNGTLKTYPGFPHGMLTTHADVINPDLLAFIQA; this is encoded by the coding sequence ATGGGTTACGTCACGACCAAGGACGGCGTTGAGATCTTCTTCAAGGATTGGGGTCCGAAGGATGCCCAGCCCATCGTCTTTCACCATGGCTGGCCGCTGTCCTCAGACGATTGGGACGCGCAGATGCTGTATTTCCTCGGCAAGGGCTTCCGCGTCGTCGCCAGCGACCGCCGCGGCCATGGTCGCTCGGCGCAGGTCAGCGAAGGCCATGACATGGACCACTACGCCGCCGATGTCTCGGCCGTGGTGGAGCATCTCGACCTGAAGAACGCGGTGCATATCGGCCATTCCACCGGCGGCGGCCAGGTGGCGCGCTATGTCGCCAAGTTCGGCGAGCCGCAGGGCCGCGTGGCCAAGGCGGTGCTGGTCTCCGCCGTTCCCCCGATCATGGCCAAGACCGAAGCCTATCCCGGCGGCCTGCCGATCGAGGTGTTTGACGGCTTCCGTTCCGCGCTCGCCGCCAACCGCGCGCAGTTCTTCCTCGATGTCGCCTCCGGCCCGTTCTACGGCTTCAACCGCGAGGGTGCGCAGGTCTCGCAGGGCGCGATCAATAATTGGTGGCGCCAGGGCATGATGGGCAGCGCCAAGGCCCATTATGAGGGCATCAAGGCCTTTTCCGAGACCGACCAGACGGAAGATCTCAAGGCCATCAGCGTGCCGGTGCTGGTGATGCATGGCGAGGACGACCAGATCGTCCCCATCGGCAACTCCGCCCATCTGTCGGTGAAGCTGGTGCAGAACGGCACGCTGAAGACCTATCCGGGCTTCCCGCACGGCATGCTCACCACCCATGCCGATGTCATCAACCCGGACCTGCTCGCCTTCATCCAGGCCTGA
- a CDS encoding FUSC family protein, with amino-acid sequence MSDAHNAPALNLGNPPPALAALLSFFAPLRPRLLFGLRLAASVSLALYITYYLELQNSFWAATTAAIVCQPNLGASLQKGRFRAIGTLVGGLMMVAMLAVFPQQRDALLFCLALWCGLCGVAVVLLRNFASYAAALSGITAVIIFADTLANPDTAFFLAVIRVGEICIGIASAGFVMVLTDFGAARRQLAGTLRGTAGQLRDGFLATLRQGGESPDLIAARRGLAGSLGLLHAQIDAAIGESSYLRSRSGNLQRMMDGLVGALVGWRNAGAHLTLHSESRTSIRDLLVPLLERLDPAQLDHAPRQLRQAAEEVVAQLETLPASDGAGRIALDATREVVCGLAGLADAILLLRERNSPRLPPPRRPFVIADPLPALLNGLRVFLAVLLTSAFWVVSAWPNGAFAIVFAAIGTLVFGSFGDKAAPLSKDYALGAAAMVGLGSLLYFGVLPGLSTFPALLAVIVLLYLPLGMLQAGSWHNVSFLGMSIAALPLLGVGNPTSYDAAAYFNLALAIVTGTVIGTLFFTILPMVPPPLRARRLIDLSLRDFRRLPRSPGATTSLRWTERLTRRAEALPVQATPEQAGSLMALLALGQAVLQLRALATDAPTGRALQHALDALAAGQVATARDALSKAVLAGAITDDPLGRRQLKARAAIDVIRDTIDLHTELLSAGAVARSPLL; translated from the coding sequence ATGAGCGACGCTCACAATGCACCGGCGCTGAATCTTGGTAATCCGCCGCCCGCTCTGGCGGCGCTACTGTCGTTCTTCGCCCCGCTTCGGCCGCGCCTGCTCTTCGGGCTGCGCCTCGCCGCCTCGGTCAGCCTCGCGTTGTACATCACCTATTATCTCGAACTGCAGAACTCGTTCTGGGCCGCGACCACCGCGGCCATCGTCTGCCAGCCCAATCTCGGCGCCTCGCTGCAGAAGGGCCGCTTCCGCGCCATTGGCACCCTTGTCGGCGGGCTGATGATGGTGGCGATGCTGGCGGTGTTTCCACAACAACGCGACGCGCTGCTGTTCTGCCTCGCCCTCTGGTGCGGCCTGTGCGGGGTCGCGGTGGTGCTGCTGCGCAACTTCGCCTCCTATGCGGCGGCGCTGTCCGGCATCACCGCGGTGATCATCTTCGCCGACACGCTGGCGAATCCGGACACGGCGTTCTTTCTCGCCGTCATCCGCGTCGGCGAGATTTGCATCGGCATCGCCTCGGCCGGCTTCGTGATGGTGCTGACCGATTTCGGCGCGGCGCGCCGGCAACTGGCCGGCACACTGCGCGGCACGGCGGGACAGCTCAGGGACGGCTTCCTCGCGACGCTGCGGCAGGGCGGCGAGTCTCCCGACCTCATCGCCGCGCGGCGCGGTCTCGCGGGCAGCCTCGGCCTGCTGCACGCGCAGATCGACGCGGCCATCGGCGAATCCTCCTATCTCCGCTCCCGCTCCGGCAATCTGCAGCGGATGATGGACGGGCTGGTTGGCGCGCTCGTCGGCTGGCGCAATGCCGGCGCGCATCTCACCCTTCACAGCGAAAGCCGCACGTCGATCCGCGACCTTCTTGTTCCGCTGCTGGAGCGCCTCGACCCGGCACAGCTCGACCATGCCCCCCGGCAGCTGCGACAGGCGGCCGAGGAAGTCGTGGCACAGCTTGAAACGCTTCCTGCCAGCGACGGCGCCGGCCGCATCGCGCTCGACGCCACGCGCGAGGTCGTCTGCGGCCTCGCAGGCCTCGCCGACGCCATCTTGCTGCTGCGAGAACGCAACAGCCCGCGCCTCCCGCCGCCCCGCCGACCCTTCGTGATTGCCGACCCGTTGCCGGCGCTGCTCAACGGGCTGCGCGTCTTCCTTGCGGTGCTGCTCACCTCCGCCTTCTGGGTGGTGTCGGCCTGGCCGAACGGGGCTTTCGCCATCGTCTTCGCCGCCATCGGCACGCTGGTCTTCGGCTCCTTCGGCGATAAGGCTGCCCCCCTGTCGAAGGACTATGCGCTCGGCGCCGCCGCGATGGTGGGGCTGGGAAGCCTTCTGTATTTCGGCGTGCTGCCGGGCCTCTCGACCTTTCCCGCTCTCCTCGCCGTCATCGTGCTGCTCTACCTCCCGCTCGGGATGCTGCAGGCGGGCAGCTGGCACAATGTCTCCTTTCTCGGCATGTCCATCGCCGCGCTGCCGCTGCTCGGGGTAGGCAATCCGACCAGCTACGACGCCGCCGCCTATTTCAACCTTGCTCTGGCAATCGTCACCGGCACGGTCATCGGCACGCTGTTCTTCACCATTCTGCCAATGGTCCCGCCACCGCTCCGCGCCCGCCGGCTCATCGACCTGTCGCTGCGCGACTTCCGCCGCCTCCCCCGCTCCCCCGGCGCGACCACCTCCCTGCGCTGGACCGAGCGACTAACCCGGCGGGCCGAGGCGCTGCCGGTGCAGGCGACGCCGGAGCAGGCCGGAAGCCTGATGGCGCTGCTCGCCCTCGGGCAGGCTGTCCTGCAACTGCGGGCGCTGGCGACCGACGCCCCGACGGGCCGCGCCCTGCAGCATGCCCTCGACGCGCTCGCCGCCGGGCAGGTCGCCACCGCGCGGGACGCGTTGTCGAAGGCCGTTCTCGCGGGAGCGATCACGGACGATCCGCTGGGCCGGCGGCAACTAAAGGCGCGTGCCGCGATCGATGTGATCCGCGACACGATCGACCTGCACACCGAACTGCTCAGCGCCGGGGCCGTTGCGCGCTCCCCGCTCCTTTGA
- a CDS encoding AraC family transcriptional regulator, whose protein sequence is MHSPAANTTDSGVYCESAERLQEADGAITAIDRNARVKSALPKWRLKRVVEYVKMNIGERITLADMAGAAGLSRMHFAAQFRLATGLRPHDYLLRCRIEAAQELLAGTNQRVIDIALAVGFQTQAHFTTVFKRVVGDTPRHWRVAEARRFKVEKAQMAARRDHGASASLTFMAAGWPGRAAATETRAAIGF, encoded by the coding sequence ATGCATTCCCCCGCAGCCAACACCACCGACAGCGGCGTGTATTGCGAGAGCGCAGAACGCCTTCAGGAAGCAGACGGCGCGATCACCGCCATTGACCGCAATGCGCGGGTCAAGTCGGCGCTGCCGAAATGGCGCCTCAAGCGCGTCGTTGAATATGTGAAGATGAACATTGGCGAGCGCATCACCCTCGCAGACATGGCTGGCGCCGCCGGGCTGAGCCGCATGCATTTCGCCGCCCAGTTCCGTCTCGCCACCGGACTGCGCCCGCATGACTATCTCCTGCGCTGCCGGATCGAAGCCGCGCAGGAATTGCTGGCGGGCACCAACCAGCGGGTGATCGACATCGCCCTCGCGGTCGGCTTTCAGACGCAGGCGCATTTCACCACGGTGTTCAAACGTGTCGTGGGTGACACGCCGCGGCACTGGCGGGTGGCCGAAGCCCGCCGGTTCAAGGTGGAAAAGGCGCAGATGGCGGCGCGCCGCGACCACGGGGCGAGCGCATCCCTTACGTTCATGGCCGCCGGCTGGCCGGGCCGAGCGGCGGCAACCGAGACGCGCGCCGCCATCGGCTTCTGA